From the genome of Perca flavescens isolate YP-PL-M2 chromosome 1, PFLA_1.0, whole genome shotgun sequence, one region includes:
- the mvda gene encoding diphosphomevalonate decarboxylase translates to MDKSNTVTCTAPVNIAVIKYWGKRDEELILPINSSLSVTLHQDQLKTTTTVATSRSFQEDRIWLNGKEEDITHPRLQSCLREIRRLARKRSNDGDPALDSTCLSHKVHICSVNNFPTAAGLASSAAGFACLVYTLARVFGVEGELSDIARQGSGSACRSMYGGFVQWIMGQKDDGKDSLAQQVEPETHWPELRVLVLVASAERKPVGSTSGMQTSVQTSCLLKHRAESVVPGRMAEMIEAVRRKDFAAFAELTMKDSNQFHATCLDTYPPIFYLNSVSQQVINLVHRYNRHYGETRLAYTFDAGPNAVIYTLQQHVPEFVQAVEHFFPPETNRGQFIKGLPVKRVALSEELKQAVGLEPMPKGISYIISTKAGPGPRVVEDPTQHLLGSDGLPKKTLGCPAAQNGQSSTEQ, encoded by the exons ATGGACAAGTCAAACACAGTTACTTGCACCGCTCCTGTGAACATAGCTGTCATCAAATACT ggggaaagagagatgaAGAATTAATTCTACCCATTAACTCATCGTTGAGCGTCACATTGCATCAAGACCAG CTGAAAACAACTACAACAGTTGCAACCAGCAGATCATTTCAGGAAGATCGAATATGGCTAAATGGCAAAGAGGAGGACATAACCCATCCTAGACTACAGTCCTgtctgagagaga TTCGACGACTAGCAAGGAAGAGAAGCAATGACGGGGACCCCGCTTTGGATTCAACTTGTTTGTCTCACAAAGTCCACATCTGCTCTGTAAACAACTTCCCCACTGCTGCCGGGCTTGCCTCCTCAGCTGCTGGATTTGCTTGTCtag TTTACACTCTGGCTCGGGTGTTTGGCGTAGAAGGGGAGTTGTCGGACATTGCTCGGCAAGGCTCAGGCAGTGCATGCCGTAGTATGTATGGAGGGTTTGTCCAATGGATCATGGGACAGAAAGACGATGGCAAGGACAGTCTAGCCCAGCAGGTGGAGCCGGAGACTCATTGGCCTGAGCTCAGAGTCCTTGTACTAGTG GCCAGTGCTGAGAGGAAACCAGTGGGCAGCACCTCTGGGATGCAAACCAGTGTACAAACAAGCTGTCTCTTAAAG cACCGGGCCGAGTCTGTCGTCCCAGGCCGGATGGCAGAGATGATTGAAGCGGTGCGAAGAAAGGACTTTGCTGCATTTGCTGAACTAACCATGAAGGACAGTAACCAGTTCCATGCAACCTGCCTTGACACATACCCTCCCATCTTCTACCTCAACAGTGTGTCTCAACAGGTTATCAATTTGGTGCATCGGTATAACAGACACTACGGGGAGACAAGG TTGGCTTACACATTTGATGCAGGACCAAACGCTGTGATCTACACTCTACAGCAGCATGTTCCTGAGTTTGTTCAGGCAGTTGAACATTTCTTCCCCccagagacaaacagaggacA GTTTATTAAGGGTCTTCCAGTTAAGCGTGTTGCTCTTTCTGAGGAGCTGAAACAGGCAGTTGGTCTAGAGCCCATGCCAAAGGGAATAAGCTACATAATTAGTACCAAG GCTGGACCAGGCCCTCGTGTTGTGGAGGATCCCACTCAGCATCTACTTGGATCTGATGGGTTGCCTAAGAAAACTCTGGGATGCCCTGCAGCCCAAAATGGACAAAGTTCCACTGAGCAATAA